The Mercenaria mercenaria strain notata chromosome 1, MADL_Memer_1, whole genome shotgun sequence nucleotide sequence aaaacaATTCTAATCGCGAAAATGTTTATAAAGTTGTGAATTTCCCATAAATGCTCGTTTTCAAAGTTTCGGATCAGTAATGCAAAAAGTCAAGCAAATAACCCTACCTTTCGAACGTTTAGAACTACTTTTAAAGACAATTTTTGCTGTACAAATCAGCTGATGCTTTCGAAGTCTTACACTGTTCTGAAATTTGTTATGAACAAAATAGACAATGTTCTGAAAGAAAACTGTTACATATCATTTACTCTAGACTTATGAAATGCTTACTTACATAGCACTGTCATGAGAAGGCAGCTTTCCTTTAAGAGGGCGATAGTGCTACCTAAAACGATTTAATTAAGAAAGGCAGACAAGCCGCGAGTAATGTTTTGCAAAGTTGTTTTATTTAGCTTAATCTTGATAAGACGAATTAAATCTGAATTTCTCTATTTCAGGAAAATACTCAGTCTTCAGCCGACACACTGGATAATTTTGTTTATACTGACATTTTCGTCACCAATCTTTCTAACTTAATTTTACGATAATGTCTTTATCTAAATGTATTACAAGCTGTCACGTAATTTCCTTTTCCTTAGACTGTGTTGATCCGTTGATATAGTTCAGAGAATTTACATAATTGCGTTTCCTTGACAAATCAGATTGTGTTACAGTTGCATGCACTTTTTCTCAGACAACTTGAATTACATTTTGTGTCTGTTACGCGAGCATTCATGTTACGAATGGGATAGATAACATGATAAAGAAATCACAACGGAACAtaggatttcaaagaaaacacTGGCATTCTTCTTATATACGCTGTGTGATTCGTGTTTTTCTGAGCAGTATAACAGTGATTATAAGTACAATACATGCGAAAATTTAATTCTGCCGACAGACACCTTATATGAATAACAAACAAGAGCAAGCGTGTAGGATCAGCATATTACCGCGAACTTTTTCACAGGGTGATGAGGCAGAAATCATGTGAATAAGAACTACTTGTACCGAAAAAAGTTCATTaccattttttgtaaaataataataataaacacttcagtTTTctgaaaacgtattttttttGTCCTGTTTGACTAAAAATATCACACATATTTTTCAAGTTGACTTATTTTGTTGAGGGACCAATTAAGTTTCCCAAATGCAAGAATTGGAAGCTGTGCCTGATCGATTGCCGTATAGTCTATGACTtcttaaaaatcttggttaactGTTGTTTCAAATATGCATTGTATTTCAAGTTGCATATGGTCTTATAATTTTGCACACAAAACAATCGAGAAATAGGTAAAACGTGTCCCCTACTGCATGATTATCTCATCTGCATCGGTGGCATTGCGTAATTATCTGATATCTGACATGCTGCGCTAATATTTGCCCTCTAATGTAACCGTGTTCTTTCAGCTATGCGTCAGGTGTTATGCATGACATATCAATTCATTATGAGATCCATTTATGCCATTTAATCCCAAAATTCCTCGATGGACGGACGGCAGAGTTGTCATGTAGACACAGAACAAACCCTCTTAACCGTAAAGAGTGGCCACGACCTATAGCTATAGTCTGTGAGTTATATGTGATATATAATCTCATCAATAGGAACATGTGTAACATCAAAATCAGTTGATGAATGGTACACTTATGGAGCGAAATCATCTCTGATCTGCTATGGTCTTTTTATGTTGGTTTTAAGCTGATATAACATGATTGACGTGACTGAGGGATAAGTGAGCATGTTTATTAAGAGCGGATCAGTTGGATTTAAAAATAGGAATAACACATACAGAacattgtatttttcagttatactTTATAGCACAAGATGTCCACATCTGTTGAAAGCAGAAAGTATTTTGTAGAGATTCTGGAGGTTTGTCAACCATAATAACTCTTTTCATGACTTGTTAAGTTCAGTATCCGCTAGCGTTTGGTTTATTCTCTTTCtttcatcagtttttttttaatattgcagaaaatttatCGCGTGAAAGGCTAAATTCACGTTCTTCGCTGGACATAATCGAACAGCGGTAATTGTGATGCTTGTGTTCTCTGTCAAAGCTTGCCAACAAATTTCTTATGCTAGAGACCACGTAAAAGTTAAGCttattttgttttgcatgaaagAAAGCGGTATATTGTTCAGGCGTGCCTCAAACATGCCTTAATATTTCGTTTCGATAAAATATTGTGACAACGGGCATATAAAACGCTTGTAATCACCTGGATCATGATCATAATCATTgttaataagatattaaataagaaatagaagtttccttttttaaatttcatattgacTACTGTGTTTATAAGATTATATGTGTTTTAATATTGTCATTGTAAGGCTGTTAGTGGGTACGCCTCGACCCCTACACTGCCTATGACGGGGTAAATAAACGAGGTCACCCTTGAGTGGGGGCCTCAAAAGAAAAGAAAGCAGTATAATTATCTTTGAGTACCAGGAATCCGAATTTGATAAGATATTTTCTTGTATATTTCACtttaatttgtttacatattCAGCTATTCTTTGGTTTGCGATATTAATGTTAACCAATTCTTTACTTTTTGTCCGGGATATTGCAGCTATTTTAGGGTTGAAAGTGCAGGCGTTTGATCCAGTTTTTTTTATTCGGAAAACTGTATTGTAGACAGgtgtttttaagaattttttcgCTGTCAAAGTTCTCTTGAAGAACTCGTGGATCTAATCTATTATTAAGCACGTAGGCTCTAATTTGCTGTGGGATGATGGACAAATATGatgagaaatatatttttcatgtttgacttttatcaaagttcaataaaacatattttcattattgATGTTATTGTTTGTATCCGTTTCtattatatacctttataaaTTCTGTTATTTGCAcagtcagaaaaaaatccgtattgtaccctTTGTATGTATGTTGCTGGACAACttttattaatatgcatgaccgGACACAGTTCTATAATTATAAATGGCGTGTATAAAAACATAACTAAGTTCCACTTTGACAacgataaacattgaaaatttcgttcaataacaataCAACAAACAAGAAGAGGGTCATgctgaccctagatcgctcacctgagtaatttgagctacatgtttcaaatgtttgtcaaacTGATActtaaatattaagaaagaagGTCGGTAGGTcgcattcatggtcactgaaagtaagttttacgataggtgtgcaaaactgtatatatcgtcaaaatttcaaggctgtatattaaaaaacaagaacgtaggtcaaggtcacagtcaagtgacccctgatTACTTTTGGTCatcgggtaattataattaaacagtctaggaaatatgatcaaatcatttttgaagtatgttttcctatataattcatataaaatctaAGCGACCACGGGGCGGGGCTTTAAATGGACCCGGGGTtgtgatttgaacaatcttattaaaGGACTAttagacaatgccacatgtaaaatatctaagctctctGTGCCTTTCGGATTCAGATACGAACAtttttttcctatagaactctaTGTAAATTTAAGGGACAACGGGGTAGGACCAATATTTTACAtgggatcataacttgaacaatattggttaaagtccactagacaatgccacataccaaatatctaagcattgggtcttcaggtttcagaggagaagagttttgaaatttacaatctAGTCATGTAGCGAAAATAAGCCCCGCACCCTGGCGTCCAtgtttttaacgaaataaaatgGCTTACGcaattttgatagaaaatcacttagagatcatttctaccaaatatttttgatatccggataacagtttctgagaagatgtttaaagattttcattaactgtaatgtttttgttttttcataatgTATTTTGTCTTCATATCATTTTAAGATGGAGTCTGCATTAAGATATTCTGCCTCTATTTTGATACAGCTAGACGAAAATATGGTGTCCGAAAAGCGGTAATTTCTCCATAACAACGGCTGATTTCTGATGTCAAATAGAAATTTTTACTTGGAACATGATAATCTGTCAGATTAGCTGAAAACcccattttcgaccaaaatcgcatttggacccaaaatctcatatccttacatatatatatatataaatcataatataGATTATGCAGACTTGGTTTAACGCTTtgaggaaaaaaaatcaaataacacaaaatcatagaaagaatgGTTAATTgcacatgaaaatttaacaacatatgaatcatgtatattactctataaAAAATTGTCcgtatactgatatatacattgaattcagGAAAAGGACTGCACAATAATtgttcacacaaatttgacctttgaccttcgatattagctttactcttggcaATTTTGGGGtaacatctgcactgctgactttgcctgatatactaacattaaaacaaattaacttcagtgactaataatgtaaAGACaaattaaacagattagaaaaagttaaggtaatatttttcacatttttgcatgaaaatgaactttgaccttcaattatcagggtttaccttgaccttttcaaataaaagttgcatttctgattttggctgatatatacacattgcCTTAATAAAGATgggtgacttatgataacaaactatttcttaagaataaaaataaatttcaaatatgccaattttgtgatttttacataagtttgacctttgaccttgaatatccagtttgcccttcattcctttttgatgaatttcttattgctgtcatttttatcatatttacattaatgacaatcagatagttactgtaatcaAACAGTAAAAAACtagtagacgtaaactttaccctaccccctaatatttttacaagtgagttttgcCTCCCCTATAACAAACATAACTGAACAAAatatatagataggcacggctttgacacttaagaagtgggttttcatggaggatatgaaatgttgtttccaaaaaagtataaacttcttttggcctggCCTCAATtcttgcaataaaagtccgtgagctctcggaccatgtAAACAACGGTCATATGCTAATCAATAATTATATGAGGTTTGGTGAATCTAGCATAAAATACTCTCTAATCTATAATCCATTTTTAATTTCGAACGGAGGGATGAGCGAACATCCGGATGAACAACGCCAAAACAATACCCTCCGCCTTAGATGGGGGTGACAAGCCCTTTactatattaaacatatttctttcgAGCTTCTGAAGGTAAGTAAGATTAtcaattatcaaattaaaaaacaaaacacaatcaTGAAAAAAATTGCATATCCATTTTTTCCGTTTGAAAATTGACAGAGAAACGGAAAGCAAATTCACATCTTGAATAATACTCAAGAACTGCGAAGTAACCATTTTGGCAAAGATAATCACATATTTAAAAAAGTTCATATAAAGGATGAAATTGAGAGagcacaaccaagcaaaatattatCAGACTTGGTTTGGGTCTGTTCAGGTGGAGAAATGTAATGTGCAATCCTTAAAGACCTCAAGCACCGgcttttaaaaacgtttttgtaatatatatactaCAAGttccaaagaaccagaaaatataacattaagAAAAAGTATGCGGGCATTATTTACGGCCTCCACACTGCACATAAATGTAACAATTGTGATAGTGAATAAAATCTGCAGGAAGATCCTTTCGAAAATCTGTTGATGGTAGGTTAGTATGTAAGAGCTATTGAGTTTCAGTTCTTCATGTAAACAATGAAGTACTGCTATGTGAATCTACTGATATGACAGAGCTTAAAATATGTTAAGCTAGTTGACTGACGCTTCAGGtgttaataacataaaatatttttttgttgacaAGGTTACTCTACAAACAATATCAGAAAGACCCACCCTATTCGTTTATGCTTGGATAACGCGAGATCTTTGTCAAAAGGTAAGTTTACATATCTATTGTGCAGATAAACATGAGTTCATCTGTACAGTCAACAGAAGCCAGCTGTGTATTCTGTCCGTCTGATTGTAGAGATAGGCAGCATCCACCAGTGCTCACACAATGATCTGTTCCATTCTGGCCCCAAAACTCTCCCCCGTTGCCTTCGGTAATTGGAATATCTGTTCCGTGACCTACATCAAACCATCTGTACTCTGTACTGTTTTCCAGTCCGTATCCACCCAAATAGTACTGATATTCGCCAACTAAATTTAAAGAAcaatcatttgaacaaaattataatCGATTGGATTTGTTTCATTTAATACAATCAGACTTTCAAAAAATGGTAATAAATTTCCTTGTATTACTATATTGcctcacttggggtcatcagttaattataatttaacattcaagGATGTATTATCTGatattttttgaagtaattttttctatataactcatttcaccccaggggcataatttgaacaatcttgttagatatccactaggcaatgctacataccaaatagcaaAGGCCTAGTccttaaactttcagacaagaatatgtTTTTTAATCTATATCTAAGTCTATGTTAACATTTGGACACCTGGGGccgggcctcttttaaccccacaGCACCTGAGCTAAAATGGCTTGTTATCTCATTTTGTGAATTAGTCTGTACGTTCGTCAATCCGTCATTCGTTGAAGGCACACCCTGTCATGGCTTCAAAGGTAAAATATTTCTACTGAAAGCTGGCACAGATGAAGAAAGTATGAAGAAATGTCATTCTACTTTTCCCTAAAAGTGATGTTAAAGGTGGTTaaacagattttagttttgtttgtttgtttgttttaggtttaacgccgtttttcaacagtatttcagtcatgtaacggcgggcagttaacctaaccagcgttcctggattctgtaccagtacaaacctgttctctgcaagtaactgccaacttcctcacaagaatcggaggtggaggactaatgatttcaaacacaatgtcgtttatcaaatagtcacagagaacatacgccccgcccgaagatcgaactcgcgaccccgcgatccgtagaccgacgctctacctactgagctaatcggGTGGGCTAAACAGATTTTGGTCAACgttttgatatttgatttgtaaCTAATCATTTACGTTTATTTGTGTCCACTGAGATCTTTAAACatattagattttcactggaagtattcctaaaatttgattttcctttcctggtagcgttattttagcatagttatagatttaataaatatatgttgCATAAAGAGTGATATGAATTTCGGCACATTGACTATTGTATcaaatttgtcaaatatttgtgAAGACAATTAcacattttgccaaaattcattagaactGCAAGTTAATAAAACTATTAATACCTCCCTTTGCCTAGCGCAACTAAGAgagattgaaaataaattaattccaAAACTACATGctgctttaaaacttgccttttgtttcatgtagttgaaatatcctactatttatcaaatgcaaacgTAAAACTGGGATTTATATTGAAATCTAAAGAAATAGTCcctttttaagatatttttgtaccccccgacaacaaagttgtaagtgggggtgggggggtgtatactggtttcaggttgtctgtctgtctgtccgtccgtccgtagacacaatcttgtgcgcacaatctctcctcatccccttaacacaatttaatgaaacttcacacaagtgatcagtaacaacagtagttgtgcatggggcatgttaggttctttcaaaaaaatacttgcagagttatgggactttgttttttgttactatactatatacatagacacaatcttgtgcgcaccatctctcctcatccacttgacacaatttaatgaaacttcacacaagtgagcagtaacaacaatagttgtgcatggggcatgttaggttctttcagaaaaaaaaaattacagagtaatgggactttgttttttttgttactatactatatacatagacacaatcgtgtgcgcaccatctctcctcatccacttgacacaatttaatgaaacttcacacaagtgatcagtaacaacagtagttgtgtatggggcatgttaggttctttcagaaaaacaattgcagagttatgggactttgttttttgttactatactatatacatagacgcaatcttgtgcgcaccatctctcctcatccactggacactatttaatgaaacttcacacaagtgatcagtaacaacagtagttgtgcatggggcatgttaggttctttcaacgacaaaaattgcagagttatggactttgtttcttgttaacatactatgtacatacagtctgcatatgcagtcttgtgtgcgcctaatcttccgaacccttgcacacaatttaatgaaacttcacacaagtgatcagtaccaaccctagttgtgcatggtgcatgttacgttcttttagataaatattctgcatagttatgggactttattttttgttactatactgtatacatacagtctatatacatacagtccacataattatgcaatcttgtgtgcgtcaaattgcattGTACTGtggcatgcggggggtacattcatcacctttagtgatagctctagtttattatTGGAAGGtcattacaaaatttcatgaaagtaataaaattttcatttcgaATAGTGATCTGGGTATATTGTAATCATCTTTTGGGcggttaaggtcaaggtctcagtaaccacgagactgaaaatagtttcggCTGAATAATAAAAGACCTTTCGCCTACTACTTTCGAAATTCACAGAATGTGGTCTGTAAATGAAACCTACAACTGTCAAAGTAAAAATAACGCCTAGACTGAAGCAAAAATAACTTCTAGACTGAAGAAGCTTCCACGCAACAACAAAAGAAAGGGTATCTATCAAATACGGAATCATGCCTAAGGTCAACATGTTAACTCGTAAAACTTTTTCCGAAAAACATTTGGAGCATGACTTTACTTACAGCGACGACTGTATGTAGTCATGGGATGACTTCTATTATATTCAGTGACAATAACTCAAAGGTTGAGGTCGGAGTTTGAAATTGAAATGGTTTATAGTCAATTTCTGGAGAACGCTTAAGTatatgaccttcaaacttcatttgaTGCTTGCCAGAAAACTTCAGATGACCCATGTTGCTTTTGAGATCATTAGataaaaaatcaaggtcaacgtATACAAAATTACATATGAAAAATCCTCCAACAGACCACCGAGTAGGAATATGTGTCATTTTCAGTAAACCAAATAGATAGATAGAAGACAATGGAAACAATATGCGAGTTATTTTACTTTTGCTACAGATAATTTTTTTTGCTATTGCAGCAAAATAATTAATCAAATtgtattacatttatatataactcCTTCGGTAGGATACGTTTATAGCTTGGCAATTGAATTCTTTGGACTAGAAATATTGTGAGAGAAAACTACTGTTCGCTCTGCTGTAGTTGTATAAAAATTCATCTTCGCATAAACTAACAATTAACCATTTTCAATGAGAAGTGCtcgaaaatgaaacaaatatgttCAATCTTTCAAACTGCCCTAAACAAGGAATGGAGAGTCGTGAAAGAGGTAAGTGTTATCTGAAAAGAATCGATTACATTACTAGCTTAGAATGCTGGCAAATTAAAGCAGTCTTGGCGACAGCAGATATCAGCAAGATGTATTTTCATTAGAAAGATAAGAATTCGTAATTGGCTTGTGGAAGGAAGGCGACTATATTTCCCACGCTCGCCCTAAATACCCAAACAAACACACAATCATGCTCACGTCATATGACTTTTGGATAACGTGGTCGCAAACCACTAAAACCAAACATAAAACAATGAAAACTTAAAACTCACAAAATATATGTGCCAGTATTGCTTTGAGATAGTCCATCATTTCGGGTGTGTCCAAATGTAGAAGATGGGCACCATCGTTGTCACAAGTGCTTCGAGAAACATTGAATGTCTCCGCTTTGCCGTACATCTTCATGCATATGTTTAATGACCGTATGTAAGTATAATCATGCTGATCGCAGACAACTGtaattgtataattttattttagacaTAAGAGAAACTAcaaaaagatatttctttaaaacagtttattttttacTTCATCAATATTGCTTTGAAAGTCCATGCGAACTTAAGGAGTGCTGCACATTTGATTACTACTCGTGAACAttcaatgaaaccgagtctgatattatgTTATTTGAGTGCATTCGATGCTTCCAAAGgctcttttaaatattttattaatattgcaGTTTgggcatcatgtttctaaaatatgtttaaagctGAGCTTTACGTTTTACCTTTATAAAAGTCTGTCTGGGCTTGGTGGACTGCATTCACTGTGAAGTTAGCAACATCATACTTGTAGAGCTGGCAACTATATGTTGCGGACGAAAATGCGGCGGACACACATTTCAGCTCGGAGTAGCATTCTGTGGTACAGCGGTTCAAACTGCCAATATATGGAAACGCTTCAAGTCGGCCGTCAAGAAAATGACTATCTGTTACTGATGTCTCGTGCATAATTGTAAGACTGCCGGCTGCTAAACATGGAAAGAGAGCAACAAGTAAATCAACTATTATACTCAAAAACTTTTCTTACCCCACGCGTAGTTTTTCGTTTTTATCTTtgtcaaattttgacagatttggattaaattttaatacaatgtttaatgattattttaaaagAGCACAATATATGATAGTatgattttataagtaaagctgaatatgcaacaaaatgatgataagctttgcatcgagaaatatgcactcgtgtTTTCGTGAAATAATATTGCACCGCCAATGTAGCGCAAAATGTCA carries:
- the LOC123545714 gene encoding uncharacterized protein LOC123545714; the protein is MHETSVTDSHFLDGRLEAFPYIGSLNRCTTECYSELKCVSAAFSSATYSCQLYKYDVANFTVNAVHQAQTDFYKVVCDQHDYTYIRSLNICMKMYGKAETFNVSRSTCDNDGAHLLHLDTPEMMDYLKAILAHIFFGEYQYYLGGYGLENSTEYRWFDVGHGTDIPITEGNGGEFWGQNGTDHCVSTGGCCLSLQSDGQNTQLASVDCTDELMFICTIDM